Proteins from a single region of Pyxidicoccus xibeiensis:
- a CDS encoding SH3 domain-containing protein: MSGYYTPEEAQDVFLKANEAYAREDYAAAQTGYEKLLSNGHGGADVLYNLGTTHLARGDLGRAVLFLEQAKKEGVRAPDLEANLSVARARQVDKVVGATAEEEFLPRVAAATDGAVVAWTFLGTWVAAFALLILWRALRPGRRTAVGVVAALLFAVAIPSGLLLATHAWVDETVHEAVVLAPTLVARELPQPGARSIFEVHAGLKVRLLEETGRFVRIRLPNGLEGWAEREGVAEI; this comes from the coding sequence GTGAGCGGCTACTACACGCCGGAAGAGGCGCAGGACGTCTTCCTGAAGGCCAACGAGGCCTACGCGCGCGAGGACTACGCGGCGGCGCAGACGGGCTACGAGAAGCTGCTGTCCAACGGCCACGGCGGCGCGGACGTGCTCTACAACCTGGGCACCACGCACCTGGCGCGGGGAGACCTGGGCCGCGCGGTGCTCTTCCTGGAGCAGGCGAAGAAGGAGGGCGTCCGCGCGCCGGACCTGGAGGCCAACCTGTCCGTGGCCCGCGCGCGCCAGGTGGACAAGGTGGTGGGCGCCACCGCGGAGGAGGAGTTCCTCCCGAGGGTGGCGGCCGCCACGGATGGCGCGGTGGTGGCGTGGACCTTCCTGGGCACCTGGGTGGCGGCCTTCGCGCTGCTGATTCTCTGGCGCGCGCTGCGCCCTGGCCGGCGCACGGCGGTGGGCGTGGTGGCCGCGCTGCTCTTCGCGGTGGCCATCCCCTCCGGCCTGCTGCTGGCCACGCATGCGTGGGTGGACGAGACGGTGCACGAGGCCGTGGTGCTGGCCCCCACGCTGGTGGCCCGCGAGCTGCCTCAGCCCGGCGCCCGCTCCATCTTCGAGGTCCACGCCGGCCTCAAGGTGCGCCTGCTGGAGGAGACGGGCCGCTTCGTCCGCATCCGGCTCCCCAACGGCCTCGAGGGCTGGGCCGAGCGCGAAGGCGTAGCAGAAATCTGA